In the genome of Labeo rohita strain BAU-BD-2019 chromosome 2, IGBB_LRoh.1.0, whole genome shotgun sequence, the window agcaatgcatattactaatcaaacattaagttttggtatattatatttaacagtaggaaatttacaaaatatcttcatggaacattttttctttacttaacattctaatgatttttggcataaaagaaaaatcgataatttcgacccatacaatgtatttttggctattgctacaaatatacccaagctacttaagactggttttagggtccagggtcacatatttaaattaaaagtgatttcaaaaattgaattttgtttaaaaaaacctcttaaatacataattttaaatactCTATATTATTAGTACAGTCTCTTTGTATTTTCCCCAATGCCATTTTTCAATTTAACCATACACATTAGCATATTATCtgaaatacattacaaaaaaacacaatcaaactcattttagtgattttcaaatcacattttttcaAATCTTGTTCTCAATaacatttaatcatatttttaaataataaaatataaataatatttaattataatatttcacatctaattttctgcattttctctGCTCCGCCACCTGTTAAAAAAGAGGAAGAGCAAATATAACCTTTTCTGTGGCttccattttcttaaaataaatctgGAGAGAACATGTCACCCTCTCTCCTCCTCATCTCCCAGCTGTTCACATGGTCATCTTTATAAAGGGAAGACCAGGAAGCCTGAAAAAGTAGAGTACTTCCAGCCTCCCATTAGGTTGCCCCTTTCCAGCTTGAGGTAAGCCTTGTCCCCTCTTTCCATGATCACAAGCCCAGCATTTGTGGCTGCTTCTCGTGTCACATCCTGGTCGCCAGCAAAGGCTGAGATCATCGGCCATCCATTCAACATCAAACTCACCTGTGAATAGGACAATAggttttcacagcaatgccatagcaGAGCCATTTTTGATTGAGCTTACAGTGAACAGtgctaaatttttttaaaactctaaagaactttttccactataaagaactttttttgaaatgcaaagattccatggatgttacaGCTCTTTTTGGAACCACAGATGCCAACAAAGAACCTTAAATATGTAGTATGTACCTGTATAGTTTGCCTGTTGTATGCCTTTACCACATGGAAGTTGAAGCTGTACACCCCTCGTCTCGGAGCAAGGAAGATACTGCTCTCTTGGTCAAAATGACCGCCAACGTTCACCAGGATCTAACAGAAACTGGTTGATTAAACAGAGCAAAACTACATACAAGTATTTTAATGTGGAAAGGTTGCTTACCTGGTCAAAATAGATGATCATGGTGCGATTGCTCATGTCTGTGGGCTCATGGTTGGTTTGCCTTGTGGCGGAGAAGGCCACACGGCCGGTACCTGAGCGCACAGACATTCCCAGAGCATTACCTGCTGGTTCTGAGGAGGGTGTGGAGTCACAGACCACCAGGCATTTACCTTCCAATACTATGGGTTCCGTGTCATTTTGTCCCCTCACCACTAGAGGGCCGATCAGCAGAAGTGGAGCTAGTATTAGCATCGGCAACCCAGAGCTGGGCAGCATTGTCTTATTTATTATATCTTCTGATATCTCGGATGAAATTAGGTGCAAATGTTGCGATTTGATCGAGTAAGTCGTCTTCTGGAAACCGAGGAGAGTAAAGGATCCTCAAAAACGTTGATATTGTGAGCTATTGTAAAAGTTATATATCTTTAAATCCTTGGTTCAGTCTTTCACCTTCACTTTTTTACTCTCTTTCTCCTGCTATTTTGCCGTCACCCCCTTGTCTGTCACAGTTTCCTGACGAAGAGCTACTTCTGTGCTGTTAAATTGCCTGTAGGGGACCAAAGGCAAGGACACTTAGAGGTTTCTCATCAACTCCCCGAAAAAAATCCATCATCACAGCCAACCTGTgagaagacagagagagagggagaggataAGAGGAGCCGTGCAAGCCAACAGGTATGCTTGTGTGggggaggaggaagaggagcagTGAAGGATGAAGATCATGAGGTAACACTTTGGATCCCTTTCAGCTGAGGGGAGCAGCATCCAGGAGAGAGTGAGaacaagagagagaaaaaagaacaaCTCCACTGAGAGACCATCTGTCTTTAACACGCTCTCACTTCCCTCCTGACGTTCCACAACATGCAGGACCTCTCTCCCCTACGCAGATCCTCTATCCCTCTATCCTTTGCTTGCGCTTATTGGCTGAACCTCCTCTCTCTCCTCAGTGCCTTGGCACGCTAAAACGGCTACAATATGCAAAGTCCTGAAACCCAAGAATGTACTTCTCGGAATTTGAAGGTAAAGTATGTCTATATCAGGACTTAATTGGCGCAACTCACTATATTAATTTACTATTCAAGTCATGTTTATAGTCTTTATGAAGCAGTGACATTTACAAAGGTCAACTTTCTTTGCGTCCGGTCCTGAGTGAAACCTTAATGTTTGTGCACCTTTAAATAAGAACTAATTCTGCTCAGTGCTGTCCTTTTATGAGCCAATAGCTTAATTTTCTTCACAAAACTTAACTTAACACATtatttctaaacatttaacatAACTTTAggttatttaaaatctttttacaGAACCTAAAACTCCAAAGCACCTTACATACCacaaaaaatgctttgtttccatgtaaaaatataaagatatcctttaaagattgtatttttatttttctcacctTATTGggaaatttgttgttttttataacAGCATAAATAGATTAATTTACAAGACAagacaatattttttgtgtgtaataACCAATTTTTTTACTAAAGCTTCTTTCCAAGGGAGTAACATTCACTTCATAAGCTTTCGTAGTtataaaaaatagcaaaaataccTGCTTTTGTGGGCTGTCCCTCGGTTTTCCCAGGTGTAATGATGCGAAGTGTCAAAGCTTCTGTAGAGAAACACTGAATCTGACAGCTTACAGATCTTCCTACTCATCCTGTCTCTCAAGACCCTCCCACCCACTCCACTAGcttcacctctctctctctttctctccctctctcactttctctaATAATCCATGTAATCTTTCTTTGATGTAAACAGCATGGCCAAACTGGCATTTGTAGCTGTAAGTGATAGCCAACAGTCAGTAGAAAGCATATAGAAGAAAACAGGAACCACAACATGTGGCAAAACGTGACCGATCCACATGGTACGCGAGCATCAAAGGGCACAAAGGACAGTATAAgaaaatctgtaaaaacaaaatggatttcagatttattaagtacttttttatttttttaaacatcacaaCAAATGAAATTGATAAATTAAACAAGTATGAAGTGtgcttattttgtaaaattccatccatccatccgttctCCAAACTGCTTATCCTTTCAAGGGTCCCTGCGGGGATGTTGGAACCTATGCCAGCGTCTTCGACTGAAGGGGGGAAAACCCTGGACGGATGGCCAGTTCATCACAGGGCTATTTTATAAGACTGTGTGAGCATTTTATAAACAAAGTATTTCATGCCTGCACTGCTTTAGTAAGCACTGACTGGGATACCTGAATCTAGATGTTGATTATAGCAATGAGGTCTATAATTCCAGGAGAAAAGAGGTAGTAATCCTGTTCATCTCAACTTGGAAGTATGTGATTCAAAACTGTCATCTTTGCTCATTTAAGGATAGAACTTTTTGAGTTCTGTGAACAAGAATAGTACATGGCAGTGCTGACTGGCTGATGGTGCACCACAATCCCAAACCTTTCACTAATGTCTTTCCTGAGCTGTGATGAGAAAGGCTGCCAACacataaaatatctaatatttaaatggattttaaattGCACTTTTATCCATTTAAGGGCCTTAGAAAATAAATTGGGCACTGGACAAATATCTACTATTGTAAAAGGTAATATTATGTTGCTAATTTTGCATATCCATCAATGAAGAAAGTTGCATTGAATCTCAGTTCCtcttaaaatacagcaaaaacattaagtGATAAAAGTTTGACATTGAttatacaaaaaagaaaaaagattcaccatgtcaaaaatttttaatgttttttttttttttaagtcgtctcttctgctcatcaagcctgcatttgtttgatccaaagtacagcataaacagtaaaagtttgaaatattttactatttaaaataactgtcatTAGCAAACacagataactcagtttttgaaaattttcaaaacatgttttgaaaaacgttttttttcattgtgtattccaattaatctcaaactgcagttgggttattttgattaagtaaagataactaaaaGATACAGCTAACaaacacaatgaaaacatgataacaaaataaaaaacgtgatttttgaaaattaaaaaaaaaaaaaaaaaaagttttctgttttactccagtcacatgatccttcagaaatcattctaattcttATTTGCCACTcaaaaaatattagtattattattatgctgaaaacagctgagtagaattttgatgaatagaaagttcagaagaacagcattcatctaaaatagaaatctttagtaacattatatatgtcttcattataacttttgataaatttaaagtgtccttgctaaataaaagtattaatttctatcatttcttcaAATTATActgattccaagcttttgaatggtatagtgtataatacaaaaaccttttatttcagataagtgcTGATCTCTGGatccttctattcatcaaagaatcttgaaaaatgtactcaactgttttaagtaatgatgataataaaaataataaaaatgtttcttgaacagcaaatcagcatattaggatgatttctaaaggatcatgtgacactgaagactggaaaattctgttttgatcacagaaataaattacattttaaaatatattcagatagaaaacagttattttaaatagtaaaaatatttcaaaatttcaccgttttttttttttttttttttttttttttgctgtactttagatcaaataaatgcaggcttggtgagcagaaaacctttaaaaaacatcaaaaacttttgactggtagtgtaaataattgaaacatttgttgattcttaaaaaataaattctaatgtTTCTACAATATCATATATCACTCAAGAAATGTATAACTCCTTATGAAATAAAAGTTTCAACAGCACTGTCAGTTCCTGTCTTCACCCGAATCCGAGATTAAATGCAGTCATATTTTCTTGCGGATGGTGACCCTGCTGTTCAGCTCAGGTTTGTAGAGGCCAAAGCCTAGGCAGATGGGCTGGGTGAATCTGGTGCTGAAATTGTACAGGGGGAGCAAGGTGGATGATGAACCTACTTCTGAAAAGCTAATGGAACCAGAATCATAGTCCAGAGCGACTGCCAAATGGTTGCCagacatttttgtggaaaggtGGGTTTTCTTTCGATTATGCCAGGCAGCAAGTTTCCTGTCATGCTGCTGTGTCAGGCTCCAGGATATCTGAGTAAGTAAGATAACAGCAAATTATAATGCACAGGACATAGTGGATGAAAACATAACGTGGGCTAGGCCTCTGACATGAtatgcttaaaataataaacaaaatccatttttaaatcatttgattcaatattagttttctgaaaaaagttcaaagaaatgtgtaaaaaaaaatagaaattgacGAAAAAGTGTGTACATGGGTTACAACCTACCTTGTTGCAGCCAAAGGCTGTTCCCTCTTTTGATTTTCGCCCAATGCTGTGGTAGGTCACTGCTATATcccagaaaccctccacctccagCTCCCAGTAATGGGTTCCTGAAGTAAATATCTGACAGGAGACCACCTGAGACCAGTGGTCAAAGCGGTCAGGATGCTCAGGGACACACAAGCGATTTTTGACCCTCATTACTGTCCGTAGGTCTTCAGAGATATTTAGGAGAGGATGGGCTGAGTTTTTGTCCAAGGTTAATGGGCTGCTTACTAAATAACAAAGAGAAACAGCCATTAGAAATctagccactagatggcactatTAAACAAGGCAAATGAAACAATCCTGCTTAAAAACTGTATACAGAAATATGTaacaaaatactgaaaatattgaACGGGATCATGCTTAGGTTAACTGTGAATCAATAGTGAGAATTATCTTacttaaaaaatcaaaaagtctCAGGGCCATTATAATAATAGACCAACTTACAGAGATCTCTCTTGAGTTCAATTAGGCAGCGCAGGGTCTCAGCTATGAATTCTCTATATttattttccacattttctaagacatgttttttaTCCATGCTGGGCTGAGGTGGTGTGAACAGAGGTGAGGTGAGATCTGTCATCATCCTGCAAGGCAGAGCAACTAATACAGCAAAACCTACACACAATTGCTCCATCTTAATCATATTCAAACTGCACTCACAAATCACAAGATTTTTCTATGACACTCACTAAAACAATCATGGTTTATCTAAAGACTTACTGTGAATCCTCTGTCTGGAATACCTGTGAAAAGTTATGATTACTATGACTAGTGGCAGAagtttttttagtcattttaatctAAGTGACTTGTGTAAAGATCCATGTTTTGCACAGTTGtagacatttttatgtaaaaaaaaaaaaaaaaaaaaaaaaaatgaataaatattttgttgtttttgttgttttaatagaaTGTATTTATAGAACACACATACGTTCTTTAAATAGaacatatttatatgcatataaaataataacgaCTAAAATATCATAGTTTAGTTACCAGCATATGGTAAATGAGAACTGATGTGTTTAATCTggaaaacattaaagtaaatcCTTGTACCCAGATTAGCAGAAAGGGGTCGCTCTCATCCAGCAGGGATCTGAGGAAGCGGTGGAtgctctcagtttggttcagaTCTTCTCTCACCCTGTTGCAGTCTTCCTGCACCCTCTCCATGGCCCGCTGTCTCTCCTGCTCCGTGATGTTTATCACGGCTGACACCAGTCGGCCCACCTGGGCCTGCAAGGCTGAGCCCATCTGTAACACCTGGGATATATCACTCACAGAGGAGTCCTCCTgttatacacacaaacatagaATATGTAATGCATGCATATTGCATTTAGTTATGAAATACTGCAGTCCTTATATTTAAGGTtaggaatatttattttaatttaatgtggtATTCCACAGAGGCTTAAACTTACTATGATGCTGCGACAGGCTTTCTGGTGTTCATGATGCATAATTTCACCTTGCTTTACTTTCTCTTCTGCTTTCTCAAACAGGCTCTGCAATTTGACCTAtaacagcataaaccagcaaaggaccagcttaaaccagcatcaaatcatacctaaccagcatcccagcatcaaaacatatatataagcatatgctggttttttcaccagggttcaCACAGatgtttacagttttttcaTTTCACTGTGCCACTTTTCCATTGGTgttctatgtaaacatgcaccacaacattttaaacattgaaTTTTTCGAACACATTCTGTGGGAATGGCCTCTGAAACATTTCTTTGCTCTGgattaaaaagcattataatataatataatacaatataatatatctaATGACTTACTTTGTATTCCTCCTCCACTTTTCTCACCCCTTTGACCTGGTGTTGAGCATGCCGTCCTTCCAGAATACAGTCCGGGCAGACATACTCCCTATCGTCCATGCAGTAATACCGGAATACCTCCTGATGGGCAGGACACCTGCGGTGGGATATGTCCATCAATGGCTCCACCAACAGGTGAGTGCTATAAGCAGGACACTGCAGATGTGGCTGCAGGTGCTGCTCACATAGAGAGATCTCACATCGCAGGCAGGTCTTCACTGCAGCTTGGGCCTCATTACTCTTGTCTTCCGGACAGCAGTCACATACCACCACTCCCTGCTCCTCCAGGCACTGTGGGCATACAAATCTTCGCTTGCCACAGCCGGCACTCTGGTTCCAGGCTTCTTGCGCACAGGCCAGACAAAAGCTGTGGCCGCAGGGAAAGGGTTGAGGTCGATCAAAGAGGTCACGACACATGGGGCATGTGTGCTTTTCCTCCATGGAGCCAATAATAGCTGCAAATTTATTTTGAAGATGAGAAtaattttaatgcaatattttgtGATATTTCACCAAAACAGAGTTTGAGTATTCCAACCACCCCTATAAGGCTACATTGACTTAACCAATAGCATAAATTTGGGATGATACTACAAATGTAAtcttatttttgattatttgtatacaattttattgatgtctgctcctaaaaatcataaaaaaagtaagcatcaata includes:
- the cbln12 gene encoding cerebellin 12 — its product is MLPSSGLPMLILAPLLLIGPLVVRGQNDTEPIVLEGKCLVVCDSTPSSEPAGNALGMSVRSGTGRVAFSATRQTNHEPTDMSNRTMIIYFDQILVNVGGHFDQESSIFLAPRRGVYSFNFHVVKAYNRQTIQVSLMLNGWPMISAFAGDQDVTREAATNAGLVIMERGDKAYLKLERGNLMGGWKYSTFSGFLVFPL
- the trim110 gene encoding E3 ubiquitin/ISG15 ligase TRIM25; amino-acid sequence: MKSSSSIFHTRLQNKKAIIGSMEEKHTCPMCRDLFDRPQPFPCGHSFCLACAQEAWNQSAGCGKRRFVCPQCLEEQGVVVCDCCPEDKSNEAQAAVKTCLRCEISLCEQHLQPHLQCPAYSTHLLVEPLMDISHRRCPAHQEVFRYYCMDDREYVCPDCILEGRHAQHQVKGVRKVEEEYKVKLQSLFEKAEEKVKQGEIMHHEHQKACRSIIEDSSVSDISQVLQMGSALQAQVGRLVSAVINITEQERQRAMERVQEDCNRVREDLNQTESIHRFLRSLLDESDPFLLIWVFQTEDSQMMTDLTSPLFTPPQPSMDKKHVLENVENKYREFIAETLRCLIELKRDLLSSPLTLDKNSAHPLLNISEDLRTVMRVKNRLCVPEHPDRFDHWSQVVSCQIFTSGTHYWELEVEGFWDIAVTYHSIGRKSKEGTAFGCNKISWSLTQQHDRKLAAWHNRKKTHLSTKMSGNHLAVALDYDSGSISFSEVGSSSTLLPLYNFSTRFTQPICLGFGLYKPELNSRVTIRKKI